The Drosophila sechellia strain sech25 chromosome 2R, ASM438219v1, whole genome shotgun sequence nucleotide sequence TCAAAGTGgccaaaaagtaagaagtaaGCCCAACTTACCAACTCCGATGAGGCAGTGGAACACGCCCCTTCATTTCCAAGCTCTTTTGTGTAAAAGTTAATCGAGTCAGTAGACATTagatgtgtgtgagtgtgtggaaatgtggaaaatatttaattggcaTCTATTTGGCGACCTCAAAACGGTGTCTAAAAAGCCCGGTATGTGAGAACAGCAAATAAAATAGCGAAGATAGCTAAGGCAATAAATCTCTCGGCGCTCGGGGACGTTGCATAATAGCACTCATAGCATCGGGCACGATTTCAAGATGTTTATTAGCTCGGCTAACATTGCGGAACTCTCCATTTCGTTTTGCCTTCGACAGTTTGCTCTCTGTCTGCTGGCCACCGCCTTGATGAGCTGCTGCCAGGCTGCTCCCCAAAAGGCGGAGGAGCCCATCGCCATCATCAGCCAGGAGTCCAACATTGAGCCAGATGGATCCTACAACTACGCGTAAGTGAACTGAATAGTTAAGATAGATTAGCTCAATATTAATTGATTAGCTTAGCTCCTTAGTGAGATATACACTCTAATCTCTTGAATATATTTCATACGTCATTATAATACGTGTTAATAAGCTATTTACACGTTAATTGAACTTCAAACTTTAATTCAAGCATGTATTTAAAACCCATTATAGTTAAAAGCCGGCCTTGAAAAATCTTAGTAATATAGCAATGAATATCTGTCCGTTGCTAAAAAGCAGATTTTGTAGCATACTTTGGGGATAAAAGATctaaatttcagtttttaagAAACAGCCTAAAGTGACTTACAAAGTTTAAGACAAACGATAATCCCCCAACACCACTTTTCCCTCAATCCGTTAGCAAAACCAGCTATTGGTTTCCATTAGAATCAGAAAAAATATGCTAATAAAGCTAACGAAATATGGATTAGTGAGCCATATTTAAATAGAAGTCTGCGCAGAAATGCTAAAAGTTAAACAGttgattgaattttaattcGATTTGCTTGGCGCCAGACGAATGATGCATAAAACAAGGTGATATTGAGCTTTTTATTATATAGATTTATAGCAAGATTTCAAGGAGAATTCGATTAGACCCTACTAATTTATATGCTTGCAGCTACGAGACGGCCAATGGAATCAAAGCTGAGGAGACCGGAACCCTGAAGAAGGCCACCTCGCCGGACTCCAGTGACGTGATCATCGCCAGGGGATCAGTGTCGTACACCTCGCCCGAGGGCAACCTGATCACCCTGAACTACTCCGCCGATGATGAGAACGGTTTCCAGCCGCAGGGCGATCATCTGCCCACTCCGCCACCAATCCCGCCAGCGATCCAGAAGGCCCTAGACTACCTGCTCAGCCTGCCTCCGGCAAAGCGTCGTTAGGAGTGGATTACCCGCCAGATGTTGACCTACGATTCTGACCAACCTCGATTCTGATGTGTAGATGCTGCGCTGTTGTTGCAAGTTGATTGCTGCCCAACACCCCAATTCCGATCCCTAGACAATCACACATAAGACACACGCCAAGGGCTGCAACCTCCGCCTCCTCCTACTTCTTTGCCCACTCAGGAGGTCAAAGGTCGGCCAAATCCACTGACTGAagaacacatacacacactcaaACGGATGTGAGGGACAACACGACACGAGAACCACACGATGATACTGATAGCCCAGTCTGATTTCTTGCTTTCTTCCAACGAACTCTACTACTCTATGCGAATCTCTTCAGATCTTTTAGTCGCCGGAACTCTGCCATTTTCGGACTCATGTGATATCGTCGatttatcaatgaaatcaacaaggaaaatgtaaaaaaaaaatacacgcAAACAAGAAATTAACTAAATAATATACATGAATATTATCAACAGCGAACTTTGTGTAAATAGTCTGTAAATTAGAAACATTTACACGTAGTCTTAGCCAAGATGTCGATGAGGATTCCTCGTTGATTCCTCGTTGCGTCGAGAATTATACAAACTCTTGTGAAAAACAATGATGATATTCTTTAGCCTTAGCTGCAAATAAAGAATTAAAGATTCTTtcgaaaagtaaacaaatcaGGTGTTTAATTATGTGGACATGCCCTAATCGGCAAACCCAATGGCCTCTAATAATCCTTAATAGTCCAAGTATCAATGGACTGAACCTGGTTTCAGAACAGCTTTTGACATCTAAAGCAAACCACTCCCACTGACACTGATTATCTAGCGGATTGTATATTCATCCGATGTTCGGAGCTTCTGTCGTGGTCATAAATCTAGATTCACAATTCCCCCAAATAGCAGCGATGACAAACTCCGAAAGGAATTAATGCATTCTCACAACTGGTTTCATCCGTACAGATGCACACACATATTGAGAATATGGCTTACATAGGACTTAAGATCGCTTGGCGGCTATTCATAGACTATGCCCAAAAATAACGTCTCGATCTATTGTTCCACTCTGTTTTGCACTTCAAGGCGAGATTTAGATGTGACAGATTCATCTTATGCAAAGTGGCCAGACGCAGGCTGGCAAAAATGTGGTCAAGTTGGTTAGGAATCGCCGAGAACCAGAATAGGAGTGATGCCGATGACGAGTGCCCACTGAAGATGGCACCACATtactattatttatatttatttgtatttgtatttaaaaaacaatGTGGGGGCAGGCCGGAATCGTGTGCACCAAATTTCACACCCATTTTCGAAAGGCCAGCGACGAACGGAACGCGGTGCAAAACGAGttcaatattatttattgctcacattttaatttcatgttaaatattttagtacAGGAATTCTATCGCCAATTCCGTTGCCTATATAAGAGTCTTTGTTTACCGCTGGGATCACCAGTCGAACCGAGACACCAGTTTGGATTGCATTGCAGTAATATCGATATAGAGCGGAATAGAGATCCCAACATGAAGTACCTAATGTTGATTGCCCTGTTTGTGGTCGCTGCTTCGGCGACGGACAACGATGATCCGATTTCCCAGGAATCCAATGTGGAGTACAATGGCAAATACCATTATCAGTGAGTTGATTGTGCGATTGAAGCCCTCATACGACTAATCCATACGTTATTAACCCAGTTATGAGCTGAAAGACGGCTCAAAGGCCACTCAGGATGGAGTTTTGAAGTCCGTGAATGCCGATCACAATGGGGAGTCGGTCAATGGAAAGTACTCCTTCGTTTCCGACGATGGAAAGACCTATGTTGTATCCTACACGGCGGACGAGAACGGATACCAAGCAGTTGGTGATCACCTGCCCACGCCGCCACCCACGCCGGTGTCCGTTCTGAAGGCTCTGGAGTACATCCGCCTGCACCCGTACAAGACGCCCGAGAAGAAGCCATAGGCAGCCAACTAGAACTAAGCCAGAATGTGATTGGAACCAAAAGAACtgagaaaaatattaaaagataATATCTAAAAACAACAAGTCGAAATATTGCGTAGCCGGAAACAAAAGAGTTCAAATACATTTCGACGATGATGAGAGAGATATTCAGGGCTGAAGCTCGGCAGAGATTCCCCCCACTTTGCAGAGGCACTGCGTCATGTGTGCCAAAATGTGTGTTAAATTTGCCTTACTTAGCAGTTTTTGGCTCTGCTGGCCATCTCGCTAAACAATTACTAATTGAAAGCTAAATTGTTAAATAAGCAAGCAATCGAAGCCCAAGCAGAGTGGCAAAAATCTCAAGGCCGTAACCGAAATCAGTTTAAGTGAGATTCAGATTGAGAGGCAGCGCCATTAGAACTTCGACCGGACAAAATCAATGGGTATTATGCAAGCCCTACAGAAACCGAAAGTGTGATTCGGAATTGTTTAACTcgttttaatttacaataacatGTTAATTCTAAAGCCAAACAAACGAAGCGATTCGAGGAAAAGGTTGGAGAACATTTCTCTTACCCCGAAATTGATCAGATATGTATCGAAGaagaattgaaatttttgtCGCTCggctcttttgtttttgggcttTTATTCAAACGAAGTTCATTGACCATTCCGTTCCCGCAAGTTGCTAGGCTCTATGACACAATTGTGGTTAATATTCGCAGCATATAGCCATCATTTGGGTATCTGTAAGTTCGCAGTGTTATCAATTCGATTTATGGCCAACAATACTCTACATTTTTTATGGCGTTCACCGTTAGCTTTTCGGCCGGCAAATATTTCCCTAATTGAAACGTGATCGGATTGCCAAATCCGGAATACGATTTGAGTTATGGAAAAATTTGACAAATTGTGTAAGAACTTGCAGTGCATACCAGCACTCCTTCAACTCAAATCCTTAACGGAATCCCCAGGAACTGGCTATGGACTCAGCGGAACTAACCGAGGTGAGCCCCGACTCCCAGAagaatatatatgttattCTGCTCAGACGAATCACGTAGCCTGTCCAGA carries:
- the LOC6608832 gene encoding endocuticle structural glycoprotein ABD-4 — its product is MKNFALCLLATALMSCCQAAPQKAEEPIAIISQESNIEPDGSYNYAYETANGIKAEETGTLKKATSPDSSDVIIARGSVSYTSPEGNLITLNYSADDENGFQPQGDHLPTPPPIPPAIQKALDYLLSLPPAKRR
- the LOC6608833 gene encoding endocuticle structural glycoprotein SgAbd-3, which gives rise to MKYLMLIALFVVAASATDNDDPISQESNVEYNGKYHYHYELKDGSKATQDGVLKSVNADHNGESVNGKYSFVSDDGKTYVVSYTADENGYQAVGDHLPTPPPTPVSVLKALEYIRLHPYKTPEKKP